The DNA window TATCCTGATCTCTTTCCCTATCGCATATAAGCATTATGTCGCCTGCATCAACTACAATAAGGTTACTGACTCCAATAGTGGCAATCAGCCTGTTATCTCCAAATATCATACAGTTTTTCGTATCGATGGTTGAGCAAAGCCCGTTTATGATATTGTCATCATCATCCTTCATGTAATATTTTTCAAGTGCATTCCATGAACCTATATCGTCCCATTCAAACCTTGTCTTAAGAACAGCCGTATTCATTGATCTTTCCATAACCCCATAATCTATGGATATCCCATCGATTTTTTTATATTCTTTTTTTATCAGTTCATCCTCATCGGGACTCCCTATTACCTTAGACATGGACATTAAATTATTATATAACTCCGGAAGATATTTGTTTATTTCTTGAAGCAGTACCGAGGCCTTCCAAACAAACATACCGCTGTTCCATAAAAATGTACCCTTATTAAGAAATATTTGGGCGATCGTCTTATTAGGTTTTTCAGTAAACCTTTTTACCATAAATGCAGGTATATCTCCATAGCCATCTATTTCCCTTCCTATTTCAATATATCCGTATGCTGTCTCGGGCCTTTGGGGAACAACGCCCATGGTGA is part of the Clostridiales bacterium genome and encodes:
- a CDS encoding mannose-1-phosphate guanylyltransferase → MMSGGMGTRFWPRSRYSMPKQFLRTVGNKTMIQYTVGRISKCLPYDNICIVTNKDYVRTVKRQLPKIKDENIFLEPFNKETATCIGFAAIKLYKRDPDAVMVVLPSDHVIQNTDEFRKTINEALRIAKSEDLMVTMGVVPQRPETAYGYIEIGREIDGYGDIPAFMVKRFTEKPNKTIAQIFLNKGTFLWNSGMFVWKASVLLQEINKYLPELYNNLMSMSKVIGSPDEDELIKKEYKKIDGISIDYGVMERSMNTAVLKTRFEWDDIGSWNALEKYYMKDDDDNIINGLCSTIDTKNCMIFGDNRLIATIGVSNLIVVDAGDIMLICDRERDQDIKEMVKQLSSQRGFDKFI